One window from the genome of Lysobacter helvus encodes:
- a CDS encoding rhodanese-like domain-containing protein, which produces MNFETLLDFAGRHAMLSMALVGLTIALIYMEVARLFRSYKALRPAALTALINRENALVVDLSSTAEFEKGHIPGSKNVQPSQFDPENKQLANAKSLPVVAVCRTGQASAAAAKRLKQAGFEQVYWLDGGIAAWQQADLPLVKGR; this is translated from the coding sequence GTGAATTTCGAAACCCTGCTGGATTTCGCCGGCCGCCACGCCATGCTCTCGATGGCCCTGGTGGGCCTGACCATCGCGCTCATCTACATGGAAGTCGCGCGCCTGTTCCGCAGCTACAAGGCGCTGCGCCCGGCTGCGCTGACCGCGCTGATCAACCGCGAGAACGCGCTGGTGGTGGACCTGTCCTCGACGGCGGAATTCGAGAAGGGCCACATCCCCGGCAGCAAGAACGTGCAGCCGAGCCAGTTCGATCCCGAGAACAAGCAGCTCGCCAACGCGAAGTCGCTGCCGGTCGTCGCGGTGTGCCGCACCGGCCAGGCGTCGGCGGCGGCGGCCAAGCGGCTGAAGCAGGCCGGCTTCGAGCAGGTGTACTGGCTGGACGGCGGCATCGCCGCCTGGCAACAGGCCGACCTGCCGCTCGTCAAAGGCCGCTGA